The Streptomyces camelliae genome window below encodes:
- a CDS encoding alpha-N-arabinofuranosidase: MRTARFTLDPAFIIGEVNARIFGSFVEHLGRCVYTGIFEPDHPTADEAGLRTDVLELVRELGVTAIRYPGGNFVSGYKWEDSVGPAEDRPRRLDLAWRSTETNRFGLSEYIDFLRKVGPQSEPMMAVNLGTRGVAEALELQEYANHPAGTALSDLRVSHGDKDPFGIKLWCLGNEMDGPWQTGHKTAQEYGRIAAETARAMRQIDPGVELVACGSSSQSMPTFAAWEATVLEETYDLVDYVSLHAYYQPENGDIDSFLASAVDMESFIENVIATADHIGAKLKSKKKINLSFDEWNVWYISEWHAIENSGARDWAEAPRLLEDNYSVTDAVVFGSLLIALLRHADRVTVACLAQLVNVIAPIMTEPGGPAWRQTTFFPFAQASKYGRGEVLDVRVDSPTYDTKKYGETDLLHATAVRAADGTVTVFAVNRSRTDALPLEVALNALELTTVTEHTALADADPDARNTLAEPERVVPHPVAGTAVADGTLTAVLEPLSWNVIRLA, from the coding sequence ATGCGCACCGCCCGCTTCACCCTCGACCCCGCTTTCATCATCGGCGAGGTCAACGCCCGTATCTTCGGATCCTTCGTCGAACACCTGGGCCGCTGCGTCTACACCGGCATCTTCGAGCCCGACCACCCCACGGCGGACGAAGCCGGACTGCGCACCGACGTACTGGAGCTGGTCCGCGAACTCGGCGTCACCGCCATCCGTTACCCCGGCGGCAACTTCGTCTCCGGCTACAAGTGGGAGGACTCCGTCGGCCCCGCCGAGGACCGTCCCCGCCGCCTCGACCTCGCCTGGCGCTCCACCGAGACCAACCGCTTCGGCCTCTCCGAATACATCGACTTCCTCCGCAAGGTCGGCCCCCAGTCCGAACCCATGATGGCCGTCAACCTCGGTACACGCGGCGTCGCCGAGGCCCTGGAACTCCAGGAGTACGCCAACCACCCCGCCGGCACGGCCCTGTCGGACCTCCGTGTCTCCCACGGCGACAAGGACCCCTTCGGCATCAAGCTGTGGTGCCTCGGCAACGAGATGGACGGCCCCTGGCAGACCGGCCACAAGACCGCCCAGGAGTACGGCCGGATCGCCGCCGAGACCGCCCGCGCGATGCGCCAGATCGACCCGGGCGTCGAACTCGTCGCCTGCGGCTCCTCCAGCCAGTCCATGCCGACGTTCGCCGCGTGGGAGGCGACGGTCCTGGAGGAGACCTACGACCTCGTCGACTACGTCTCCCTGCACGCCTACTACCAGCCCGAGAACGGCGACATCGACTCCTTCCTGGCCTCCGCCGTCGACATGGAGTCGTTCATCGAGAACGTGATCGCCACCGCCGACCACATCGGCGCGAAGCTGAAATCCAAGAAGAAGATCAACCTCTCCTTCGACGAGTGGAACGTCTGGTACATCTCGGAGTGGCACGCGATCGAGAACTCCGGTGCGCGGGACTGGGCGGAGGCCCCTCGCCTCCTGGAGGACAACTACAGCGTCACCGACGCCGTCGTCTTCGGCTCGCTCCTCATCGCGCTGCTCCGGCACGCCGACCGCGTCACCGTCGCCTGCCTCGCCCAGCTCGTCAACGTGATCGCGCCGATCATGACCGAGCCGGGCGGCCCGGCCTGGCGGCAGACGACCTTCTTCCCGTTCGCGCAGGCCTCGAAGTACGGCCGGGGCGAGGTGCTCGACGTGCGGGTGGACTCACCGACGTACGACACGAAGAAGTACGGCGAGACGGACCTGCTGCACGCCACGGCCGTCCGCGCGGCCGACGGCACGGTCACCGTGTTCGCCGTGAACCGCAGCCGCACCGACGCCCTGCCCCTCGAAGTCGCCCTGAACGCACTGGAGTTGACGACCGTCACCGAGCACACCGCGCTCGCGGACGCCGACCCCGACGCCCGCAACACCCTGGCGGAGCCCGAGCGGGTCGTCCCGCACCCGGTGGCGGGCACCGCCGTGGCGGACGGCACCCTCACCGCCGTACTGGAGCCGCTGTCCTGGAACGTGATCAGGCTGGCGTGA